A window of the Gemmatimonadales bacterium genome harbors these coding sequences:
- a CDS encoding nuclear transport factor 2 family protein — translation MTDHLAVARAYEKALFAGRMDEVASCFTEDIVYWIAGSPPLGGEWRGRDAVIRAFTNREFGLGAADWGYEEVWRDWYPAQDRVIVEIRERSWLKSAPNDVMDQRTCVVIRFRGERICEMRDYTDAHLYEEFRTRHPELPRFKQ, via the coding sequence ATGACCGACCACCTGGCCGTCGCCCGCGCGTACGAGAAGGCGCTGTTCGCCGGCCGGATGGACGAGGTGGCGAGCTGCTTCACCGAGGACATCGTGTACTGGATCGCGGGCTCTCCGCCGCTGGGCGGCGAGTGGCGCGGCCGGGACGCCGTGATCCGCGCGTTCACCAACCGCGAGTTCGGCCTGGGCGCGGCGGACTGGGGCTACGAGGAGGTGTGGCGCGACTGGTACCCCGCGCAGGACCGGGTGATCGTCGAGATCCGGGAGCGGAGCTGGCTCAAGAGCGCGCCGAACGACGTGATGGACCAGCGGACCTGTGTGGTGATCCGGTTCCGCGGCGAGCGGATCTGCGAGATGCGCGACTACACCGACGCGCACCTCTACGAGGAGTTCCGCACGCGGCACCCGGAGCTGCCGAGGTTCAAGCAGTAG
- a CDS encoding ABC transporter permease, translating to MSLLRFYAANSGEALQLLLQHLLLVLASTSLAVAIGVPLGIVLTRRPRLRGPVLGVANVFQTIPSLALFGFLIPLPFLGGIGARTAVVALVVYALLPIIRNTYAGIQGIDPAVREAGLGMGLTSGELLKLVELPLSLGFIMAGVRIATVIGVGVATIAAAIGAGGLGVYIFRGVAMVNDTLILAGALPAAVMALGFDWVLGRLEKRLTPRGVRA from the coding sequence GTGAGCCTGCTGCGGTTCTACGCGGCGAACTCGGGCGAGGCGCTGCAGCTCCTGCTGCAGCACCTGCTGCTGGTCCTCGCGAGCACGTCCCTCGCGGTGGCGATCGGCGTGCCGCTCGGCATCGTGCTGACCCGGCGGCCGCGGCTCCGCGGTCCGGTGCTGGGCGTCGCCAACGTGTTTCAGACCATCCCCAGCCTCGCGCTGTTCGGCTTCCTGATCCCGCTGCCGTTCCTGGGGGGCATCGGCGCGCGCACCGCCGTCGTGGCGCTGGTGGTGTACGCGCTGCTGCCGATCATCCGCAACACCTACGCGGGGATCCAGGGCATCGATCCGGCGGTGCGGGAGGCGGGGCTCGGCATGGGACTCACGAGCGGCGAGCTGTTGAAGCTCGTCGAGCTGCCGCTGTCGCTCGGCTTCATCATGGCCGGGGTCCGCATCGCGACGGTGATAGGGGTGGGGGTGGCGACGATCGCCGCGGCCATCGGCGCGGGCGGGCTGGGGGTGTACATCTTCCGGGGCGTCGCCATGGTCAATGACACGCTGATACTGGCGGGGGCATTGCCGGCGGCGGTGATGGCGCTGGGGTTCGACTGGGTGCTGGGGAGATTGGAGAAGAGACTGACTCCCAGAGGCGTGCGAGCGTGA
- a CDS encoding SUMF1/EgtB/PvdO family nonheme iron enzyme, with protein MSAAPADLLDRLEAAWERSDLIFGLLSDDVWLQRPIALRQPFIFYVGHLPAFAWNQVCRGVLKRPSFNAPFDTLFERGIDPVGDDYKPTAVSWPSPSEVLAYRDRVREALRASFDDVAALEGKDPLADRGRIYNLAIEHELMHHETLLYMVQQLEPRYRYEPDWLPPCRTRGGTPSGTVPIPGGPVTLGASFEQAPFGWDNEFPEREVEVEAFTMDATPVRNSEYLAFMEAGGYGKRGLWSDEAWAWKEKAGVGHPNLWARSGKGWSVLTLFGATPLEEAKDWPVYVSWAEARAYARWRGLDLPTEAEFHRAAFGTPEGNVREHPWGNGAPCPDHGSFDFRDWAPTPVGSHHAGASAWGVHELVGNGWEWTSSVFEPYPGFTAYARTYPGYSADFFDGKHYSMLGASWATDGALVRRSFRNWFQPHYPYVFAKFRCVARG; from the coding sequence ATGAGCGCAGCGCCAGCCGATCTGCTGGACCGGCTCGAGGCCGCGTGGGAGCGGTCCGACCTGATCTTCGGCCTCCTCTCCGACGACGTATGGCTGCAGCGGCCCATCGCCCTCAGGCAGCCTTTCATCTTCTATGTCGGCCACCTGCCGGCGTTCGCCTGGAACCAGGTGTGCCGCGGCGTCCTGAAGCGGCCCTCGTTCAACGCGCCGTTCGACACGCTGTTCGAGCGCGGCATCGATCCGGTGGGCGACGACTACAAGCCGACCGCGGTGTCGTGGCCGTCCCCGTCCGAGGTGCTGGCCTACCGCGACCGGGTGCGCGAGGCGCTGCGCGCGTCGTTCGACGACGTCGCCGCCCTCGAGGGGAAGGACCCGCTCGCCGATCGCGGCCGCATCTACAACCTCGCGATCGAGCACGAACTGATGCACCACGAGACGCTGCTCTACATGGTCCAGCAGCTCGAGCCGCGGTACCGGTACGAGCCGGACTGGCTGCCGCCCTGCCGCACCCGCGGCGGGACGCCCTCGGGCACCGTGCCGATCCCGGGCGGCCCGGTGACGCTGGGCGCCTCGTTCGAGCAGGCGCCGTTCGGCTGGGACAACGAGTTCCCGGAGCGCGAGGTGGAGGTCGAGGCGTTCACGATGGACGCGACGCCGGTCCGGAACTCGGAGTATCTGGCGTTCATGGAAGCCGGCGGCTACGGAAAGCGCGGGCTGTGGTCGGACGAGGCGTGGGCGTGGAAGGAGAAGGCCGGCGTCGGTCACCCCAACCTCTGGGCGCGGAGCGGCAAGGGCTGGTCGGTGCTGACGCTGTTCGGCGCGACGCCGCTCGAGGAGGCGAAGGACTGGCCGGTGTACGTGAGCTGGGCCGAGGCGCGCGCGTACGCGCGGTGGAGGGGCCTCGACCTGCCCACGGAAGCGGAGTTCCACCGCGCGGCGTTCGGGACGCCGGAGGGGAACGTGCGCGAGCACCCCTGGGGCAACGGCGCGCCGTGCCCCGACCACGGCAGCTTCGACTTCCGCGACTGGGCGCCGACGCCGGTCGGCTCGCACCACGCCGGCGCGAGCGCGTGGGGCGTGCACGAGCTGGTGGGCAACGGGTGGGAGTGGACCTCGAGCGTGTTCGAGCCGTACCCCGGCTTCACCGCCTACGCGCGCACCTATCCCGGCTACTCGGCGGACTTCTTCGACGGGAAGCACTACTCGATGCTCGGCGCGTCGTGGGCCACCGACGGGGCGCTGGTGCGGCGCAGCTTCCGCAACTGGTTCCAGCCGCACTATCCGTACGTGTTCGCCAAGTTCCGGTGTGTCGCCCGCGGCTGA
- a CDS encoding glycine betaine ABC transporter substrate-binding protein: MRGALSVRLWLRASLGIFCLLASCAPRGNRVVVGSKNFTEQDILGEIIAQQLERRTTLTVERKLHLGGTFVCHQALVAGKIDVYPEYTGTALVAILQQPPTADPDSAYGRVQLQYAARYHATWLAPFGFDNTFAMLVRGADARRLGIRTISDAARFAPTWRAGFGYEFADRADGWPGLAKLYGLKLAAAPRTMDLGLTYRALADSVVDLIAGNSTDGQIAALRLVQLVDDRRYFPSYQAAPVVGDAALGRHPEIRAALAELAGTIGDTTMQRLNYEVDVRHRGAAEVAREFLAGLGAGRAPAAPPPSTGAKGI; encoded by the coding sequence GTGAGAGGTGCGCTCTCTGTCCGGCTCTGGCTCCGGGCGAGCCTTGGCATCTTCTGCCTCCTCGCCTCCTGCGCGCCGCGCGGCAATCGGGTCGTGGTCGGCTCGAAGAACTTCACGGAGCAGGACATCCTGGGCGAGATCATCGCCCAGCAGCTGGAGCGCCGCACCACGCTCACGGTCGAGCGGAAGCTCCACCTCGGCGGGACGTTCGTGTGCCACCAGGCGCTGGTGGCCGGGAAGATCGACGTGTACCCGGAGTACACGGGCACCGCGCTGGTCGCGATCCTCCAGCAGCCGCCCACCGCGGACCCCGACTCCGCGTACGGCCGCGTGCAGCTCCAGTACGCCGCGCGGTACCACGCCACCTGGCTGGCGCCGTTCGGGTTCGACAACACGTTCGCGATGCTGGTGCGCGGCGCCGACGCGCGGCGGCTCGGGATCCGCACCATCAGCGACGCCGCGCGCTTCGCGCCGACGTGGCGGGCGGGCTTCGGCTACGAGTTCGCCGACCGCGCCGACGGGTGGCCCGGCCTGGCGAAGCTCTACGGCCTGAAGCTGGCCGCGGCCCCGCGCACCATGGACCTGGGGCTCACCTATCGCGCGCTGGCCGACAGCGTGGTGGACCTGATCGCCGGCAACTCGACCGACGGGCAGATCGCGGCGCTCCGCCTGGTGCAGCTGGTGGACGACCGGCGCTACTTCCCCTCCTACCAGGCGGCGCCCGTGGTGGGCGACGCGGCGCTGGGGCGCCACCCGGAGATCCGGGCGGCCCTGGCCGAGCTGGCGGGCACGATCGGCGACACGACGATGCAGCGGCTCAACTACGAAGTGGACGTCCGGCACCGGGGCGCGGCCGAGGTGGCCCGCGAGTTCCTCGCCGGTCTCGGCGCCGGCCGGGCGCCGGCGGCGCCTCCACCCTCAACAGGCGCGAAAGGAATCTGA
- a CDS encoding DinB family protein — protein MSEFVSLLDETIEGWWDVRNGVIAEVENIPAGKFDFRPVPEVRNVREMVQHILEIAMMMTGELTRPDTNLKREPWPKLLARYAGAAYDATTKPQLVKLLGTQMKDAEKKFRAAGELALFQFHTRFDGKQGTKYAWWHHGIAQEEYHRGQLTTYQRLMGLVPALTKAITGG, from the coding sequence ATGTCCGAATTCGTGTCCCTGCTGGACGAGACCATCGAGGGCTGGTGGGACGTCCGCAACGGCGTCATCGCCGAGGTGGAGAACATCCCGGCCGGCAAGTTCGACTTCCGCCCGGTGCCCGAGGTCCGCAACGTCCGCGAGATGGTGCAGCACATCCTCGAGATCGCGATGATGATGACGGGCGAGCTGACGCGGCCGGACACCAACCTCAAGCGCGAGCCGTGGCCCAAGCTGCTGGCCCGCTACGCCGGCGCCGCCTACGACGCCACGACCAAGCCGCAGCTCGTCAAGCTGCTCGGCACCCAGATGAAGGACGCGGAGAAGAAGTTCCGCGCCGCGGGCGAGCTGGCGCTGTTCCAGTTCCACACCCGGTTCGACGGGAAGCAGGGCACCAAGTACGCCTGGTGGCACCACGGCATCGCCCAGGAGGAGTACCACCGCGGCCAGCTGACCACCTACCAGCGGCTGATGGGCCTCGTCCCCGCGCTGACGAAGGCGATCACGGGCGGCTGA
- a CDS encoding MFS transporter — protein MTATFRPPCDRGVIEGRPCRGGCTPEAAPWVLAATIIASGMTFIDGTVVNVALPALQAHLGATMSQAQWVVESYALVLSALILVGGALGDRLGRRRVFAAGVALFGLGSLWCGLSRGPAELIVARAFQGVGAALLVPGSLAIISAEFDERSRGRAIGTWSAATAILAAVGPVIGGWVIERFSWRGIFFLNLPLCVVVLPILFRWVRETRDPDAPRRLDWIGTALVTVGLGGLVFGFIAAPELGFAAPRVRVPLVVGSLALVAFGIAERAERQPMVPPRLFKVRTFTGANLLTLLLYAALSGALFFVPFLLIQVRGYTATAAGAALLPFILLVFALSRWSGGLADRHGPRPFLVVGPLVAGLGFGLLTLAGNPGSYWTTCFPGIAVLGLGMAIAVAPLTTTVMNAADASLVGTASGVNNAVARTGGVLAIAVLGVLVFGRFRADLAESAARVSTAPSARAFVADAGTRIAAARMPDDLPDPVARALREAVDDSFTSAFRLAMLVAAGLAALAAASGAILVESRRRVPQPAAERSAG, from the coding sequence ATGACGGCCACCTTCCGGCCGCCGTGCGATCGCGGCGTGATCGAGGGCCGGCCGTGCCGCGGCGGCTGCACGCCGGAGGCGGCGCCGTGGGTGCTGGCCGCGACCATCATCGCCTCGGGCATGACGTTCATCGACGGGACCGTGGTGAACGTCGCGCTGCCCGCGCTGCAGGCGCACCTCGGCGCGACCATGTCCCAGGCCCAGTGGGTCGTGGAGTCCTACGCGCTGGTGCTCTCGGCGCTGATCCTCGTGGGCGGCGCGCTGGGCGACCGGCTGGGGCGGCGGCGCGTGTTCGCGGCCGGGGTCGCGTTGTTCGGCCTGGGATCGCTGTGGTGCGGGCTGTCGCGTGGCCCGGCGGAGCTGATCGTGGCGCGCGCCTTCCAGGGCGTCGGGGCCGCGCTGCTCGTGCCCGGGAGCCTGGCGATCATCAGCGCCGAGTTCGACGAGCGCTCGCGCGGGCGCGCGATCGGCACGTGGTCCGCAGCCACCGCGATTCTCGCCGCGGTGGGACCCGTGATCGGCGGCTGGGTCATCGAACGGTTCAGCTGGCGCGGGATCTTCTTCCTCAACCTGCCGCTGTGCGTGGTCGTGCTGCCGATCCTGTTCCGCTGGGTGCGCGAGACGCGCGACCCCGACGCCCCGCGCCGCCTCGACTGGATCGGCACGGCGCTGGTGACGGTGGGGCTGGGCGGCCTGGTGTTCGGGTTCATCGCGGCGCCCGAGCTGGGCTTCGCCGCCCCGCGCGTGCGGGTGCCGCTCGTCGTGGGCTCGCTCGCGCTGGTCGCGTTCGGCATCGCCGAGCGCGCGGAGCGCCAGCCGATGGTGCCGCCGCGGCTCTTCAAGGTGCGCACCTTCACCGGCGCCAACCTGCTCACGCTGCTGCTCTACGCCGCGCTCTCGGGCGCGCTGTTCTTCGTGCCGTTCCTCCTGATCCAGGTGCGCGGCTACACGGCCACGGCGGCCGGCGCCGCGCTGCTGCCGTTCATCCTGCTGGTGTTCGCGCTGTCGCGCTGGTCGGGCGGACTCGCCGACCGGCACGGGCCGCGGCCGTTCCTGGTCGTGGGGCCGCTGGTGGCCGGACTGGGGTTCGGACTGCTCACGCTGGCGGGGAATCCGGGCAGCTACTGGACCACGTGCTTCCCGGGCATCGCGGTGCTCGGCCTCGGCATGGCGATCGCCGTCGCGCCGCTCACCACCACGGTGATGAACGCGGCGGACGCCTCGCTCGTGGGCACGGCGTCGGGCGTGAACAACGCCGTGGCGCGGACCGGCGGCGTGCTGGCGATCGCCGTCCTCGGCGTGCTGGTGTTCGGCCGGTTCCGCGCCGACCTCGCCGAGAGCGCGGCGCGGGTGAGCACGGCGCCGTCGGCCCGGGCGTTCGTCGCCGACGCGGGCACCCGGATCGCCGCGGCGCGGATGCCGGACGATCTCCCCGATCCCGTGGCGCGTGCGCTGCGGGAGGCGGTGGACGACTCGTTCACCTCGGCCTTCAGGCTGGCGATGCTGGTGGCGGCCGGCCTCGCGGCCCTCGCCGCGGCGAGCGGCGCGATCCTGGTCGAGAGCCGGCGCCGCGTCCCGCAGCCGGCGGCCGAGCGCTCGGCAGGCTGA
- a CDS encoding aminopeptidase: MRSRVVPLAALVALGGVVACSRTKEQAPAAAAAAPTAGHQDVARTLVAAAMIRAGDKVFVTGGVRDWALLSNIAIEVMKAGAQPLITVSDDRTDRRSYDDVPAAFDTTSPTLGLGLTNLIDAQINVEYGDSDNVMAGVPAARIAARNKAGIPVGQAFLKRRVRFVDLGNGLAPNAQLAARLGRPLAEVADMFWKAAAVSPDTIRAKGAGLRAAIAAGRKLTLTAPNGTNLTFAVDASRAFVSDGALTPEKLRQGGAAASTWLPAGELLVPAVLGTAEGTVVVDRYVFQGTMIDSLVLHFSAGRMTGMSAKSGLDPLRALYDASTGGKDMFAYLDLGLNPAMQLPTNSGRIVWMAAGGVTVGTGDNTSWGGTNVSTFGLPMAVSRATLAVDGRDVIADGALK, translated from the coding sequence ATGCGCTCACGCGTTGTGCCTCTCGCCGCCCTCGTGGCTCTGGGCGGCGTCGTCGCCTGCAGCCGGACGAAGGAGCAGGCACCGGCGGCCGCGGCGGCGGCCCCGACCGCCGGCCACCAGGACGTCGCCCGGACGCTGGTCGCGGCGGCGATGATCCGCGCCGGCGACAAGGTGTTCGTCACCGGGGGCGTGCGTGACTGGGCGCTGCTAAGCAACATCGCGATCGAGGTGATGAAGGCGGGAGCCCAGCCGCTGATCACGGTGAGCGACGACCGGACCGACCGCCGCTCCTACGACGACGTCCCGGCGGCGTTCGACACCACCTCGCCGACCCTCGGCCTCGGGCTCACGAACCTGATCGACGCCCAGATCAACGTCGAATACGGCGACTCGGACAACGTGATGGCGGGCGTGCCCGCGGCGCGCATCGCGGCGAGGAACAAGGCGGGGATCCCGGTCGGCCAGGCCTTCCTGAAGCGTCGCGTGCGCTTCGTGGACCTCGGGAACGGGCTCGCTCCCAACGCGCAGCTCGCCGCGCGGCTCGGCCGGCCGCTGGCCGAGGTCGCGGACATGTTCTGGAAGGCCGCTGCCGTCTCGCCCGACACGATCCGCGCGAAGGGCGCCGGGCTCCGGGCCGCGATCGCGGCCGGCCGGAAGCTGACCCTCACGGCCCCCAACGGTACCAACCTCACCTTCGCAGTGGATGCGTCCAGGGCATTTGTCTCCGACGGCGCGCTCACGCCCGAGAAGCTGCGCCAGGGCGGCGCCGCGGCGTCCACCTGGCTCCCCGCGGGCGAGCTGCTCGTCCCGGCGGTCCTCGGCACGGCCGAGGGCACGGTCGTCGTGGACCGCTACGTCTTTCAGGGGACGATGATCGACAGCCTGGTGCTGCACTTCTCCGCCGGCAGGATGACAGGCATGTCGGCCAAGTCGGGCCTCGACCCGCTGCGGGCGCTGTACGACGCGTCCACCGGCGGGAAGGACATGTTCGCGTACCTGGACCTGGGGCTCAATCCGGCGATGCAGCTGCCGACGAATTCCGGGCGGATCGTGTGGATGGCCGCGGGCGGCGTCACGGTGGGCACCGGCGACAACACCTCCTGGGGCGGCACCAACGTGAGCACCTTCGGTCTGCCCATGGCGGTGAGCCGGGCGACGCTGGCGGTGGACGGCCGCGATGTCATCGCTGACGGCGCGCTGAAGTAG
- the egtD gene encoding L-histidine N(alpha)-methyltransferase, translated as MSGALFHVESARGDDERAQRMAEEIRRGLATRPRSLPSKYFYDDRGSRLFEDITRLPEYYLTRTEEALLAAIAGDVIARVLPAELVELGSGAGRKIRMLLAAMARARLSERCVLMDINARFLSESTHALARDFPGLAVHGVVGDFLGDLEVLGPGGRRLAVFFASTIGNLHPDEVPPFLARVADHLAPGDAFLVGVDLVKDPARLEAAYNDAAGVTAEFNKNILLVMNERLDADFDPGAFEHVAFYDRDAAWIEMRLRSLKLQRVRIPAARLDLAFEAGEEIRTEISCKYTRESFTALLPGTGLALDRWYTDPKNLFALALLGRGRGRDDDGRLR; from the coding sequence ATGTCGGGCGCGCTTTTTCACGTCGAGTCGGCGCGGGGCGACGACGAACGGGCGCAGCGCATGGCCGAGGAGATCCGCCGCGGCCTGGCCACCCGGCCGCGCTCCCTGCCGAGCAAGTACTTCTACGACGACCGCGGCAGCCGTCTGTTCGAGGACATCACCCGGCTGCCGGAGTACTACCTCACCCGCACCGAGGAGGCGCTGCTCGCCGCGATCGCGGGCGACGTGATCGCGCGGGTGCTGCCCGCCGAGCTGGTGGAGCTGGGCTCGGGCGCCGGCCGCAAGATCCGCATGCTGCTGGCGGCGATGGCGCGCGCCCGGCTGTCGGAGCGCTGCGTCCTGATGGACATCAACGCGCGCTTCCTGTCAGAGTCCACGCACGCGCTGGCCCGCGACTTCCCGGGCCTCGCCGTGCACGGCGTCGTGGGCGACTTTCTCGGCGACCTCGAGGTGCTGGGCCCCGGCGGCCGCCGCCTCGCCGTCTTCTTCGCCTCCACGATCGGGAACCTGCACCCCGACGAGGTGCCGCCGTTCCTGGCGCGCGTGGCCGACCACCTCGCGCCGGGCGACGCCTTCCTGGTGGGCGTGGACCTCGTGAAGGACCCGGCCCGCCTCGAGGCCGCCTACAACGACGCCGCCGGCGTGACGGCCGAGTTCAACAAGAACATCCTGCTAGTGATGAACGAGCGGCTCGACGCGGACTTCGACCCCGGGGCCTTCGAGCACGTGGCGTTCTACGACCGCGACGCGGCCTGGATCGAGATGCGGCTCCGCTCGCTCAAGCTGCAGCGGGTGCGGATCCCGGCCGCGCGGCTCGACCTCGCGTTCGAGGCCGGCGAGGAGATCCGCACCGAGATCAGCTGCAAGTACACCCGCGAGTCGTTCACGGCCCTGCTGCCGGGCACCGGCCTGGCGCTGGACCGCTGGTACACGGACCCCAAGAACCTGTTCGCGCTCGCCCTGCTGGGGCGGGGGCGGGGGCGCGACGACGACGGAAGGCTACGATGA
- a CDS encoding Rieske 2Fe-2S domain-containing protein, which yields MPTWHLLGTRAELEGRVPFSVKLDRHTIAVFLHEGRLRAIGNSCNHKGGPLCDGRLRGEFVTCPWHGWEYSVVTGKGPEGYDEEQVPVFDVEERPDGVYVATPPAMPRKLLKHKPSHLLESHEKPAGAPPRVLGLSTTAMDDANPRYSTSDALLEHALRHAADVRHADTRLIRLRDLAFRHCEGNYSKAARACTWPCAITERDPGDQLAAVYEGLVHWADVVLVATPIRWGNASSLYYKMIERLNCVQNQITIHNRMLISNKAAAFIITGGQDNIQGVAGSMLTFWSELGFLFPPYPFIAHSRGWDAEDMERNVQLVKASDMLRVAAQELVERALDFWTILDHHKAELAKPMERAGRKANALMPRDEAVV from the coding sequence ATGCCCACCTGGCACCTGCTCGGCACCCGTGCCGAGCTCGAGGGGCGGGTTCCGTTCTCGGTCAAGCTCGACCGCCACACCATCGCGGTGTTCCTCCACGAGGGGAGGCTGCGCGCGATCGGGAACAGCTGCAACCACAAGGGCGGCCCGCTGTGCGACGGGCGCCTCAGGGGCGAGTTCGTGACCTGCCCGTGGCACGGGTGGGAGTACAGCGTCGTCACCGGCAAGGGGCCGGAGGGCTACGACGAGGAGCAGGTGCCGGTGTTCGACGTCGAGGAGCGGCCCGACGGCGTGTACGTCGCGACGCCGCCGGCCATGCCGCGGAAACTCCTCAAGCACAAACCCTCGCACCTGCTCGAGAGCCACGAGAAGCCGGCCGGCGCGCCCCCGCGGGTACTGGGCCTCTCGACCACCGCGATGGACGACGCCAACCCGCGCTACTCGACCTCCGACGCGCTCCTGGAGCACGCGCTGCGGCACGCGGCCGACGTCCGGCACGCGGACACCAGGCTGATCCGGCTGCGCGATCTCGCCTTCCGGCACTGCGAGGGGAACTACTCCAAGGCGGCGCGCGCCTGCACCTGGCCGTGCGCCATCACCGAGCGCGATCCCGGCGACCAGCTCGCCGCGGTGTACGAGGGGCTGGTGCACTGGGCCGACGTGGTGCTGGTGGCGACGCCGATCCGCTGGGGCAACGCGTCGTCGCTGTACTACAAGATGATCGAGCGGCTGAACTGCGTGCAGAACCAGATCACCATCCACAACCGGATGCTGATCAGCAACAAGGCGGCGGCGTTCATCATCACCGGCGGGCAGGACAACATCCAGGGCGTGGCGGGCTCGATGCTGACTTTCTGGAGCGAGCTGGGCTTCCTGTTCCCGCCCTATCCCTTCATCGCGCACTCGCGCGGCTGGGACGCCGAGGACATGGAGCGCAACGTGCAGCTGGTGAAGGCGAGCGACATGCTGCGGGTCGCGGCGCAGGAGCTGGTCGAGCGCGCGCTCGACTTCTGGACGATCCTGGACCACCACAAGGCCGAGCTGGCCAAGCCGATGGAGCGCGCCGGCCGGAAGGCCAACGCCCTGATGCCCCGCGACGAGGCCGTGGTATGA
- a CDS encoding UBP-type zinc finger domain-containing protein, with protein sequence MAQEPCAHITAVEDVRKPKRRECEECVKIRSKWVHLRTCQECGATLCCDSSPNKHASKHARASSHPVVASAEPGERWLYCYPDDAFAEY encoded by the coding sequence ATGGCCCAGGAACCCTGCGCCCACATCACGGCCGTCGAGGACGTGCGGAAGCCCAAGCGCCGCGAGTGCGAGGAGTGCGTCAAGATCCGCTCCAAGTGGGTCCACCTCAGGACCTGCCAGGAATGCGGCGCCACGCTGTGCTGCGACAGCTCGCCGAACAAGCACGCGTCGAAGCACGCGCGCGCCAGCAGCCACCCGGTCGTCGCCTCGGCCGAGCCCGGCGAACGCTGGCTGTACTGCTATCCGGACGACGCGTTTGCCGAGTACTGA
- a CDS encoding ATP-binding cassette domain-containing protein: MSPAAEGAVASCRGATVAFADGRSALRDLTLDVARGETLVLLGRSGSGKTTTLKLLNALVLPTSGEVVVEGRATRDWEPHRLRRQIGYVIQDIGLFPHFTVERNVALLPALERWEPDRVRARVTEMLRLVGLEPSEFLHRYPRELSGGQRQRVGIARALAADPALLLMDEPFGALDPLTRAELQREFKALCRRLGKTIVFVTHDVREALLLGTRLALLAEGRLVFSGAPEELRRAEHPEARAFAATLDA, encoded by the coding sequence GTGTCGCCCGCGGCTGAGGGCGCGGTCGCCAGCTGCCGCGGGGCCACGGTCGCCTTCGCGGACGGCCGGTCGGCACTGCGGGACCTCACCCTCGACGTGGCGCGCGGCGAGACGCTGGTGCTGCTGGGCAGGAGCGGATCCGGCAAGACCACGACGCTGAAGCTCCTCAACGCCCTCGTCCTGCCGACCTCGGGCGAGGTGGTGGTCGAGGGACGCGCGACCCGCGACTGGGAGCCGCACCGGCTCCGCCGGCAGATCGGGTACGTCATCCAGGACATCGGCCTGTTTCCCCACTTCACCGTCGAGCGCAACGTGGCGCTGCTGCCCGCGCTGGAGCGCTGGGAGCCGGACCGGGTGCGCGCGCGGGTGACGGAGATGCTGAGGCTGGTGGGACTCGAGCCGTCCGAGTTCCTGCACCGCTACCCGCGCGAGCTGTCGGGCGGCCAGCGGCAGCGGGTGGGCATCGCCCGCGCGCTCGCCGCCGACCCGGCGCTGCTCCTGATGGACGAGCCGTTCGGCGCGCTCGACCCGCTGACCCGCGCCGAGCTGCAGCGCGAGTTCAAGGCGCTGTGCCGGCGGCTGGGGAAGACGATCGTGTTCGTCACCCACGACGTGCGAGAGGCCCTGCTGCTGGGGACGCGGCTCGCGCTCCTCGCCGAGGGACGGCTGGTGTTCAGCGGTGCGCCGGAGGAGCTGCGGCGCGCGGAGCACCCGGAGGCGCGCGCCTTCGCCGCGACGCTGGACGCGTGA
- a CDS encoding SRPBCC family protein has product MARSRVADYRWPSLRIEALVHRFSRQGVIRAQPHQVFDFVTDQAKLPLWSPEVVSSEIAGGGPIEVGTRFVQKRRQGGRTMTNKVEVTTHDRPRTHAVKTRIMGVELSFTFSFWPEGSATKVTFDCSCEGKGLGRLMEGMMARMVEKADDQRIERLKAAIETRR; this is encoded by the coding sequence TTGGCGCGCAGCCGCGTCGCCGACTATCGTTGGCCGTCGCTCCGCATCGAGGCTCTCGTGCACCGCTTCAGCCGCCAGGGCGTGATCCGCGCCCAGCCGCACCAGGTGTTCGACTTCGTCACCGACCAGGCCAAGCTCCCCCTCTGGTCGCCGGAGGTCGTGAGCAGCGAGATCGCCGGCGGCGGGCCGATCGAGGTGGGCACGCGGTTCGTCCAGAAGCGCCGGCAGGGCGGGCGCACCATGACGAACAAGGTCGAAGTCACGACCCACGACCGGCCGCGCACCCACGCCGTGAAGACCCGCATCATGGGCGTGGAGCTGAGCTTCACCTTCTCCTTCTGGCCCGAGGGGAGCGCCACCAAGGTGACGTTCGACTGCAGCTGCGAGGGGAAGGGCCTCGGCCGGCTGATGGAAGGGATGATGGCCAGGATGGTCGAGAAGGCGGACGACCAGCGCATCGAGCGCCTCAAGGCGGCCATCGAGACGCGCCGCTGA